One Pyrus communis chromosome 4, drPyrComm1.1, whole genome shotgun sequence genomic region harbors:
- the LOC137731103 gene encoding uncharacterized protein At4g22758-like: MLLYKQKKNQSTAKGNRLLISITVLGSAGPIRFVVNEQELVAAVMDTALKSYAREGRLPVLGSDLNDFLLYCPAVGPEALSPWDTIGAQGARNFMLCKKPQPVKMEKDEIPAAAITRKGSGSWKAWINKSLNLKVSSH; encoded by the exons ATGTTGCTGTACAAGCAGAAGAAGAACCAGAGCACCGCCAAGGGCAACAGGCTCTTGATCAGCATCACTGTGCTCGGCAGTGCCGGCCCGATCCGCTTCGTTGTCAACGAGCAGGAGCTGGTCGCCGCCGTCATGGACACCGCCTTGAAATCCTATGCGCGTGAGGGGCGCCTCCCGGTTCTTGGCTCCGATCTCAATGACTTCCTGCTCTACTGCCCCGCCGTAGGACCTGAAG CTCTGAGCCCGTGGGACACAATCGGAGCGCAAGGAGCTCGTAACTTTATGCTGTGCAAGAAGCCTCAGCCAGTGAAGATGGAGAAGGATGAGATACCAGCAGCTGCAATTACTCGCAAGGGTAGTGGGAGCTGGAAGGCATGGATCAACAAGTCCCTCAATCTCAAGGTGTCTTCCCATTAG